The DNA segment AGCCCGGCGGAGCGTCGCGGCGTCATTTCGACCTGTAATTATGTCGCGCGTCGTTATGGCATTCGTTCAGCCATGGCGACGGCACATGCATTGCGTCTTTGCCCGCGTTTAGTATTACTGCCGGGCCGAATGGCGTTATACCGCGAAGTGTCGCGCCAAGTTATGCAGATCTTTGCCCGCTACAGCGAGATCATTGAACCTGTCTCGATCGATGAAGCTTATATTGATGTCACTGACAGCCCATTATTTCAAGGCAGTGCAACACGTATTGCGGAAGCGATACGGGCAGATATTCAGCGCGAATTAAATCTCACCGCATCCGCGGGAGTGGCACCGAATAAATTCTTAGCCAAAATTGCCTCTGAACAAAATAAACCCGACGGTCTGTTTGTCTTATCGCCACCGCAAGTGCCGGAGTTTGTCCGCCAGCTGGCGTTATCGCGTATTCCCGGTATCGGTGGCAAAACGGCTGAGCGATTAAACGCGGTAGGGTTGCACACCTGTGCCGATGTGCAGCTGTTTCCCCGTCAGCAATTACTGCTGCAATTTGGCAAAACCGGCTTGATGTTATTAGAGCGGGCCTATGGTATCGATGAACGCCAGTTGAACACCTCACGGGAGCGCAAATCGGTGGGAGTAGAAACAACTTTCGCGGTGGATATTGCGCTAGAAGAACAGGGGCATGCGATATTGCCGCAATTGCTGGCGGAGTTGTCGAAGCGCTTACAGCGCCGTGAATGGCGCGGGCAGATCGCGCGGCAAGGTGTCAAAATCAAATTTGCCGATTTTCAGCAAACTACAGTTGAACGTTCGGTGAATCGATTTTCACCACCACTATTTGATGAGCTATTACATGAAGCCTGGCTGCGTGGCGGGGGAAAACCGGTGCGGTTGGTGGGCATCAATATTGGTTTCCCTGCCGCCGAAAATACGCAACAGCTGCCGCTTGATCTGCAATAAAAAGCCCCTCGTTTTAGCGACGGGCTTAATTAGATGGTCCGCCTCCGTTCTCAGCGACTAAGCTGAGAATGAGTTAGGTAACGGAGGTGAACCATCATGTCTATTCAAGTCATTGGTATCGATTTAGGCAAATCTAATTTCCATTTAGTTGCACACGATCGCAAAGGCAACACCCTTTTTCGAAAAAAACTTTCCCGCAAACAGTTGATCCAATTTATCTATGACACCCCGCTCACCACCATCGCCTTTGAAGCCTGCGGAGGTGCTCATTGGTTGGGACGATTGAGTCTTAAGCTCGGTCATTCAGTGAAACTGCTTCCCCCTCAATATGTACGGCCTTATGTCAAAGGCAATAAAAATGATTTCATTGATGCTGATGCCATTGCTGAAGCATCGCAACGGCCGTCCATGCGATTTGTTGAAGTCAAATCAGAGGATGCGCAACTCATCACCGCTGTTTATCGTGTTCGGCAGGGATATATCAAAGACCGAACTGCATGCATGTGCAGGATTGGTGCTTTATTACTCGAGTTTGGTGTCAGTCTGCCGCAGGGACATGGGACGATGAAACAGTTATTCACCTAGCTGACAGCGAATGCACCCGAACTGCCGTCAGCATTAAACATCGAATTAACGGCATTGCATGAGTATTACAAATATCTGAATGAACAAATCAAAGTGCAGGATGACAAACTTACGCGCCATGTTGCGCAGAGCGATGAAGGGCAATTATTGCATGAGATCCCTGGAGTTGGTGTACTGACGGCCAGTCAATGTATGGCGGAATTAGGGAGTGTGAAACAATTTAAGAATGGACGCAATCTGGCCGCATGGCTGGGGCTGGTTCCCCATCAGCATTCGACGGGAGGAAAACCGCGTTTACTCGGAATAAGCAAACGAGGGAATAAACATCTGAGAACGCTGTTCATTCATGGAGCGAGGGCGATTTTAGCCAGGCCGGAAAAGACGGGGTCGATATTTGGGGACTGGTTAGTGCAACTACGAGCCAGTAAGCCGTTCAATGTAGTGTGTGTGGCGTTAGCGAATAAACTGGCCCGGATAGTCTGGGCGGTATTGAGGTACAAAGAAGCGTTTAATGCAGAGAAACTGCAATCCGAGTTTGCATGAGCAAAGAGAAGATGACGAAAACGGTAGAACCACCGGAATAGAACCTGACAATAAAAACAGCAGAAAATGCTTTGGGCTTTTTTGAGGATATTCCGGCGCGGAACTCATCGTGGAGCGGGAAGCGAGAGCCTCCCAACAGAGACTCCGAATACATTAGCGCAGACCAATCCCGTCATTGAAGTTTGTTCTTGCAATAACGGGGCGGACCATACATTTTATTTGTTGATGACGGCTCACTGTCATCACCGCAAAGGCGGCTAATTATTTTGTGGTGCAGGAAGCAAACATATCCAGCGAAGTGTCATACGCACTGGTTTTGACATCCAGCAGACCCAGCACAGAATGGAACAGATTATCCTGCGAAAGTGGTTCATCGGCTTTCCGCAACAAGCAGTTCTTATCCAGCTTCATGCGTTGCAAAAAGCTCGGTGAAAACCATTGTAATGCGCCGATATGGGTTTGTTCTTCCGGTGCAATCATATACGGCGCGGCATGCAGATAAATGCCTTTCTCGCCGGTTGACTCACCATGATCAGCCATATACAACATCGCGGTATCAAAACGTTGGTTGTTTTGCTGCAGTAATTTTATCACCTGACTCAACACATAATCGCTATACACAATGGTGTTGTCATAAGCGTTGATCAGTTCCTGACGCGGGCAATCTTGTAGCTGATTGGTGCGGCATTCTGGCAGGAATTTTTTAAATTTCTCCGGTGAACGCAGGTAATAAGCAGGGCCATGACTACCTTTCATGTGCAAGACAATGACACCATCGTTAGTCAGCTTATCGATGTAATCCTGTAACTGATACAGCAGAATTTCATCAAAACATTCCCCGTTAGTACACAAACCCGGTACTTTCAGATCTTGTACATTCTGTTCACCGATGCGCACTGCGACACCACGACTGCTGGAATTGTTATCTTTCCACAACAAATCAAAACCAGCATGTTTCAGCACATCCACCAGATTTTCATTGCGTTTGGCTTTGCTGTCGCTGTAGTCCTGACGCGTGAATTTAGAGAACATGCAAGGCACCGACACTGCCGTTTCGGTACCGCATGAACTGACGTTACGATAATTCACGATATCCAGCTTACTCAGCTCAGGGTTCGTGTCACGGGCATAACCATTCAGGCTGAACTCACTGGCACGCGCCGCTTCACCGACCACAATCACAGTCAGCACTTTTTTCTGACCACCGGCAGTGATCTTGGCGCCTTTCTTCGCATCTTCGCCCAACGGCGCAACGACGATTTTGCCGCCGCTCAATGTGCTACTGATATACGATTGGATCGCGCCAACATAGTTCACTGGCACAATCATGTGACGAATATAGGTGTTATTACGGGCAAAAGAGGCGATATCAACGTAATAAGCGGCGGCAACCCCACTGCTGATCACCAGCGTCATTACCAGCGTCAGAAACTTATAACCAACCTCTTTCATAAACGACGCATAGTGGATCTTGCTGCGCAGTAGTAACACCACGGGCAATACACCGAGTAACAAAAGATAAAGGCCCAGTTTTAGACTGAGTAATTCTCCGGCTTCACGAGGGTCGGTCATTAAAGTGTTGCGTATCATTTCGCGGTCAATGACGACACCATAACTATCCATGAAATAGGCGGTTGTCGCGCCACCTAATAACAGCACCGACAAGAGCGGTTTGAATAACCATGGCAGCAACAACAAAGAGAGGATCTGATTCAGCCAGGTGATCAACAGCAGGTAAAGCGCGGCTAAAAACAGCACGCTATGCCAGTTGTCCGTGCCGATGGCATTAAACGCAGCCTGCCAGAACGAAAAGTTGGTAAAGGTAATAAAAAACCATGCCGCCAGTAAGATCTGGCGGGCAGGTGTGAGTTGCAGTGAAAATCGACGTAAAAAATTCATCAATAAACTCATTTATTTATTAGGGATTGCCGCCAGCATAGCGACCAGCAACTGCCAGAAACGGGCTACTGCAGGAATGTGTACCCGCTCATCCGGCGAATGCGCACCCTGAATGGTTGGGCCGAAAGAGACCATATCCCAGTGCGGATATTGCGCTTTGAACAGACCACACTCCAAACCGGCATGGATCACCATCA comes from the uncultured Tolumonas sp. genome and includes:
- a CDS encoding phosphoethanolamine--lipid A transferase, with product MNFLRRFSLQLTPARQILLAAWFFITFTNFSFWQAAFNAIGTDNWHSVLFLAALYLLLITWLNQILSLLLLPWLFKPLLSVLLLGGATTAYFMDSYGVVIDREMIRNTLMTDPREAGELLSLKLGLYLLLLGVLPVVLLLRSKIHYASFMKEVGYKFLTLVMTLVISSGVAAAYYVDIASFARNNTYIRHMIVPVNYVGAIQSYISSTLSGGKIVVAPLGEDAKKGAKITAGGQKKVLTVIVVGEAARASEFSLNGYARDTNPELSKLDIVNYRNVSSCGTETAVSVPCMFSKFTRQDYSDSKAKRNENLVDVLKHAGFDLLWKDNNSSSRGVAVRIGEQNVQDLKVPGLCTNGECFDEILLYQLQDYIDKLTNDGVIVLHMKGSHGPAYYLRSPEKFKKFLPECRTNQLQDCPRQELINAYDNTIVYSDYVLSQVIKLLQQNNQRFDTAMLYMADHGESTGEKGIYLHAAPYMIAPEEQTHIGALQWFSPSFLQRMKLDKNCLLRKADEPLSQDNLFHSVLGLLDVKTSAYDTSLDMFASCTTK
- the dinB gene encoding DNA polymerase IV; its protein translation is MRKIIHVDMDCFFAAVEMRDNPALVSLPLAIGSPAERRGVISTCNYVARRYGIRSAMATAHALRLCPRLVLLPGRMALYREVSRQVMQIFARYSEIIEPVSIDEAYIDVTDSPLFQGSATRIAEAIRADIQRELNLTASAGVAPNKFLAKIASEQNKPDGLFVLSPPQVPEFVRQLALSRIPGIGGKTAERLNAVGLHTCADVQLFPRQQLLLQFGKTGLMLLERAYGIDERQLNTSRERKSVGVETTFAVDIALEEQGHAILPQLLAELSKRLQRREWRGQIARQGVKIKFADFQQTTVERSVNRFSPPLFDELLHEAWLRGGGKPVRLVGINIGFPAAENTQQLPLDLQ